The following proteins are encoded in a genomic region of Sorangiineae bacterium MSr12523:
- the gcvT gene encoding glycine cleavage system aminomethyltransferase GcvT, whose protein sequence is MVPFAGWTMPIQYSGIVDEHQAVRNACGLFDVSHMGELEMRGPHAGQVVNYLVTNDVSQLAVGQALYTACCNASGTILDDLIVYRAGDERYLTVCNASNRDKMVEVFRKAAEDHCEFEDRSDSTALIALQGPKAFEVLALAGSDAAKLSELKSFHFRDAVVANVACTVARTGYTGEDGVEIFCAWNDAPALWRHLVELGGPLGLKPVGLGARDTLRLEARLSLYGNDIDETTNPLEAGLGWVVKLGKGDFVGREALEKVKAAPLPRKLVGFEVTGRGVARHGYPLRDLEGNEVGVCTSGSPGPTVGKNIGLGYLPANLTTIGTQFLVDCRGRNIEATVVKTPFYKANKGAVSK, encoded by the coding sequence ATGGTCCCCTTCGCCGGCTGGACGATGCCCATCCAGTACAGCGGAATCGTCGACGAGCATCAAGCCGTTCGCAACGCGTGCGGTTTGTTCGACGTTTCGCACATGGGTGAGCTCGAGATGCGCGGCCCGCACGCCGGGCAGGTGGTCAACTACCTGGTCACCAACGACGTGAGCCAACTCGCGGTCGGGCAGGCGCTCTACACCGCATGTTGCAACGCCAGCGGGACCATTCTGGATGACCTCATCGTCTACCGCGCTGGCGACGAGCGCTATCTGACGGTGTGCAACGCCTCGAACCGCGACAAGATGGTCGAAGTCTTCCGCAAGGCCGCCGAAGACCACTGCGAGTTCGAGGACCGCAGCGACTCCACGGCGCTCATTGCACTGCAAGGCCCGAAGGCCTTCGAGGTGCTGGCCCTCGCAGGCAGCGATGCGGCCAAGCTGTCCGAGCTGAAGAGCTTTCACTTCCGCGATGCTGTGGTGGCCAACGTGGCCTGCACCGTGGCGCGCACCGGATACACCGGCGAGGACGGCGTCGAGATCTTCTGCGCGTGGAACGATGCCCCCGCGCTGTGGCGGCACCTCGTGGAGCTGGGCGGTCCGCTCGGCCTCAAGCCCGTGGGCCTGGGCGCGCGCGATACGCTCCGGCTCGAGGCGCGGCTTTCGCTTTATGGCAACGACATCGACGAGACGACGAATCCGCTCGAGGCGGGGCTCGGTTGGGTGGTCAAGCTCGGCAAGGGCGACTTCGTGGGGCGTGAGGCGCTAGAAAAGGTGAAGGCCGCGCCGCTCCCGCGAAAACTGGTCGGTTTCGAGGTGACCGGACGCGGCGTAGCCCGGCACGGTTACCCGCTCCGCGATCTCGAAGGTAACGAGGTGGGCGTCTGCACGAGCGGAAGCCCTGGGCCGACCGTTGGCAAGAACATCGGTCTCGGCTATCTGCCTGCCAACCTAACGACCATCGGAACCCAGTTCCTGGTCGATTGCCGGGGGCGGAACATCGAAGCGACCGTCGTCAAAACACCGTTTTACAAAGCGAACAAAGGGGCTGTATCCAAATGA
- a CDS encoding methyltransferase domain-containing protein gives MATPWDRAARGYVEEWVPRFTPYHLDLIQEAKVEPGHRVLIACCGPGSEVLAAARAVGETGRVRATDKSAEMVKICCEQADAAGLENIYCEEADAKDASGGPFDLVVCAFGLWQLDDRVGALTAWGRSLSSSGKVAVMTWGPTEEDDPFERVSLCLQHLEPDFVPPAPRILAQRDSMAQMFEEAQLTMVRHTVYRHTLAFKRAEDFFNALRETYPWNEIWDQLGDARMSRVAARFYGLVGGPDAPLSWDPAATLAIAGLPGSEIEVASRRSSVHVPISKGSTPTLK, from the coding sequence ATGGCGACCCCGTGGGATCGCGCTGCGCGCGGCTATGTCGAAGAGTGGGTACCGCGATTTACGCCGTATCACCTCGATTTGATTCAAGAGGCGAAAGTGGAACCGGGGCACCGCGTGCTGATTGCATGCTGCGGCCCAGGCTCGGAGGTTCTTGCGGCGGCCCGCGCCGTAGGTGAGACCGGTAGGGTCCGTGCCACCGACAAAAGTGCCGAAATGGTGAAGATCTGCTGCGAGCAGGCGGACGCGGCGGGTTTGGAGAACATTTACTGCGAGGAGGCCGACGCGAAGGATGCGAGCGGCGGCCCGTTCGATCTGGTGGTCTGCGCCTTCGGGCTCTGGCAACTCGACGACCGGGTAGGGGCGCTCACGGCCTGGGGTCGTTCGCTCTCCAGCTCCGGCAAGGTCGCGGTGATGACCTGGGGCCCCACGGAGGAGGACGATCCCTTCGAGCGGGTGAGCCTCTGCCTGCAGCACCTCGAGCCGGACTTCGTTCCGCCGGCCCCGCGCATCCTCGCCCAGCGCGACTCCATGGCGCAGATGTTCGAGGAGGCGCAGCTCACGATGGTGCGCCACACGGTCTACCGCCACACGCTCGCGTTCAAGCGCGCGGAGGACTTCTTCAACGCCCTTCGCGAGACGTATCCGTGGAACGAGATCTGGGATCAGTTGGGCGACGCACGCATGTCGCGTGTGGCTGCACGATTCTACGGTCTCGTAGGCGGGCCGGATGCGCCGCTGTCGTGGGACCCTGCGGCCACCTTGGCCATTGCAGGTCTTCCGGGCTCGGAGATCGAGGTAGCCTCGCGCCGCTCGAGCGTGCACGTACCGATCAGCAAAGGCTCCACGCCCACGCTGAAGTGA
- a CDS encoding RNA polymerase sigma factor: MKQQFRAVYDEHFAFVWRSLRRLGVLENDVADAVQEVFMVVHRRLDDFEGHAKLTTWLFAICMRVAQRRRNVVWDKRHVLSDDGPLKETADVREDASTILERRQRLALLESILDELPMDQRAVFTLFELDGMSGEEIASLLDIPVGTVHSRLRIARERFRQSLDRRVARERFAMGGGRGA; the protein is encoded by the coding sequence ATGAAGCAGCAATTCCGCGCCGTCTACGACGAGCATTTCGCGTTCGTGTGGCGCTCGCTGCGGCGGCTGGGCGTGCTCGAGAACGATGTCGCGGATGCGGTTCAGGAGGTTTTCATGGTGGTGCATCGACGCCTGGACGATTTCGAAGGCCACGCCAAGCTTACGACGTGGCTCTTCGCAATCTGCATGCGCGTCGCCCAGCGCCGCCGCAACGTCGTGTGGGACAAGCGCCACGTTCTCTCGGACGACGGGCCGCTGAAGGAGACCGCCGACGTGCGTGAGGATGCGTCCACGATCTTGGAACGCCGGCAACGCCTCGCCCTGCTCGAATCGATCCTCGACGAGCTTCCGATGGATCAGCGCGCCGTTTTCACCCTGTTCGAGCTCGACGGCATGAGCGGCGAAGAGATCGCCTCCTTGCTCGACATTCCCGTTGGGACCGTCCACTCGCGCCTGCGCATCGCGCGCGAGCGATTCCGACAATCGCTCGATCGCCGGGTGGCGCGGGAGCGCTTTGCCATGGGAGGGGGACGCGGCGCATGA